One genomic window of Catenulispora sp. EB89 includes the following:
- a CDS encoding ABC transporter family substrate-binding protein produces MSRITKKSPAILAVLATAALAASACSSSKSSSSGGSAAGGKSIPVATANDINAKDASTLKAGTLTLAIDQYSSQWNGMTNNGNEKDTQMVLSSMMPQLFHFDATGKATPDPDYLVSADESTVNGKQTVTYKLNPKGKWSDGTPITYKDFVATWKGMEGSAQGFDVASSTGYDQMQSVVRGADDFTVVVTYKTPFSDWKSMFDQFDGASLYPASKISTPDGWNKAYLNAIPVTAGPFKLQSMDATNKTVTVVADPNWWGAKPVVDKIVFRAIEDTSAQADAYNNHEIDAFEVGPQSALYAKIKDTTDSTVHYAGGPDWRHISMNTQAPALKDDVVRKAVYQALDRQQIANVDLKNLGTWKPTVLNNRFFVNNQTGYQDNSADVAYNPTAANAALDAAGWVKGSDGIRAKGGVKLDLKWIEPQGVKTTSNEAQMVKADLAKIGVGLEETPVNSDDFFDKYINTGNFDITAFAYTGNPFPISSGAPQIQSVTDPKNIHNNPRLDNNPAIDQALNKALQDTDPTQAIADANAADKLATDQASLIPLYQRPQIWATKSTLANFGAFGFQDFDWTKIGFTS; encoded by the coding sequence ATGTCTCGCATCACCAAGAAGTCGCCGGCGATCCTGGCGGTCCTGGCGACGGCCGCGCTCGCGGCGTCGGCCTGCTCCTCCAGCAAGAGCTCGTCCTCGGGCGGCTCCGCCGCCGGCGGCAAGTCGATCCCGGTCGCGACGGCCAACGACATCAACGCCAAGGACGCCTCGACGCTCAAGGCCGGCACGCTGACCCTGGCGATCGACCAGTACTCGTCGCAGTGGAACGGCATGACCAACAACGGCAACGAGAAGGACACCCAGATGGTGCTGTCCTCGATGATGCCCCAGCTGTTCCACTTCGACGCCACCGGCAAGGCCACCCCGGACCCGGACTACCTGGTCTCCGCCGACGAGAGCACCGTCAACGGCAAGCAGACGGTCACCTACAAGCTGAACCCGAAGGGGAAGTGGTCGGACGGCACCCCGATCACCTACAAGGACTTCGTCGCCACCTGGAAGGGCATGGAGGGCTCGGCGCAGGGCTTCGACGTCGCCAGCTCCACCGGCTACGACCAGATGCAGTCCGTCGTGCGCGGCGCCGACGACTTCACCGTCGTGGTGACCTACAAGACGCCGTTCTCGGACTGGAAGAGCATGTTCGACCAGTTCGACGGCGCCAGCCTGTACCCGGCCTCGAAGATCTCCACGCCCGACGGCTGGAACAAGGCCTACCTGAACGCGATCCCGGTGACCGCCGGTCCCTTCAAGCTCCAGAGCATGGACGCCACCAACAAGACCGTCACCGTGGTCGCGGACCCGAACTGGTGGGGCGCCAAGCCGGTCGTGGACAAGATCGTGTTCCGCGCGATCGAGGACACCTCGGCGCAGGCCGACGCCTACAACAACCACGAGATCGACGCCTTCGAGGTCGGCCCGCAGTCGGCGCTGTACGCGAAGATCAAGGACACCACCGACAGCACCGTGCACTACGCCGGCGGTCCGGACTGGCGCCACATCTCGATGAACACCCAGGCCCCGGCGCTCAAGGACGACGTCGTCCGCAAGGCCGTCTACCAGGCCCTGGACCGCCAGCAGATCGCGAACGTGGACCTGAAGAACCTGGGCACCTGGAAGCCCACGGTCCTGAACAACCGCTTCTTCGTGAACAACCAGACCGGCTACCAGGACAACAGCGCCGACGTCGCGTACAACCCGACCGCCGCCAACGCCGCCCTGGACGCGGCCGGCTGGGTCAAGGGCAGCGACGGCATCCGCGCCAAGGGCGGCGTGAAGCTGGACCTGAAGTGGATCGAGCCGCAGGGTGTGAAGACCACCTCCAACGAGGCCCAGATGGTCAAGGCCGACCTGGCCAAGATCGGCGTCGGCCTGGAGGAGACCCCGGTCAACAGCGACGACTTCTTCGACAAGTACATCAACACCGGCAACTTCGACATCACGGCCTTCGCCTACACCGGCAACCCGTTCCCGATCAGCAGCGGTGCCCCGCAGATCCAGTCGGTGACGGACCCGAAGAACATCCACAACAACCCCCGCCTGGACAACAACCCGGCGATCGACCAGGCCCTGAACAAGGCCCTGCAGGACACCGACCCGACCCAGGCCATCGCGGACGCGAACGCCGCGGACAAGCTCGCCACCGACCAGGCCAGCCTGATCCCGCTGTACCAGCGCCCGCAGATCTGGGCCACCAAGTCGACCCTGGCCAACTTCGGCGCCTTCGGCTTCCAGGACTTTGACTGGACGAAGATCGGCTTCACCAGCTGA